The Periplaneta americana isolate PAMFEO1 chromosome 16, P.americana_PAMFEO1_priV1, whole genome shotgun sequence genome segment CCCGGTAATATACGTTGGACTGGCTTTGCCGTTACCTATCTCAAAGAGCCAGAAAGCTAGTGAATGTGGATTATAAGGAAAATTCTGCTCTACGAGTATAACAATAAACATAGGTCAAACAAATTCATATTATTGTTATGTTCAGACTGATTACGTGTAAAAACGTCgtatttatgaaattatgaaaCTAAATATCGCTTAAggtttacaatataattataattcaacGTAAGCACGTATTTATTGTTAATGGATATAATCAAGATTTTAAAGAATATCCCATTTATACGTTATTCATTTGATAGACACCAATCACATGCAACAAAAGTTAGATATCAACCATTCACGACTCTCTACATCGATCTGTGAATCATACTACACAGCGCTCCCAACCTGTAAGGAACAAATTTCGGGAGGCGAAGGAAAAAATATCGGTAGTTTGGAAGAAAAATCGGTATGTTTTTaaacatcagtttcagcattaattAAAGGaaagttatatttattattactaattattatacCAAATACAAtgaagagtttaaataaaaatacaaatacttTTTTTATAGCATCATTCGtaacattgtttttaatttttgcttgGAAATATCATTCTGaatgaaaatttattaatcaaacaATTGCTATCAACATACCATTCTGTTCtgaattatttcaaattaattgCTCTCGATATCGCTGTTCTCTATCTTTGAATCATGTCActttttgacattttattaatcagAAATTGAAACATTCGCTTTTGCCTATATACATCcatatctctttttttctctcttgtatggaggaggaacccgaaggcttgcactgcagcctgatgcttattgtgcttaccactcctattatgtgaatgattggatagccgaACGGCCGTGCCCTTGCACAAGTAGAgcatgccgcaccgtgaacttaacccggactatggtatggatgatgatgatgatgatgatgatgatatgtgaattaatgatggtgaaatgagtccgaggtccaacgcggaaaattacccagcaattctgcttcaattgattgaggaaaaacctcaaccaggtttcGTATTATGCTCCAACTCACGCTGTCTAGTAATTAGTGGTATTATTTGAGACGATGAGAGAATTTTCAGCTTCTTTACCACGTCACTGATACAGAACCATCAAATGTTTCTAAGTTATATATTCCCTCCATAACTAGGGAAAACAAAATAGAAGAGTAGACTACCTTTCGGATCCACTGCCAAGAGCTGTTCACCAGAAATGGTGAATGATGTTGCTTCTTTAGAACATCAGGAATTTGCATCGCGTTATTTATTCACGTCATGATTATGTGAGGTCACATCATTGCTTTCCTTTGTCCTTAGTTTCCACTATTCTCTGCAGGAATTTCCAGGAAAGGTTTGCTGTCAATGTATGGCGGTGTCTTACATTAGACCAAAACCGCATAACTTTTCTGCAAATTTCGGAGTTTTCATTATAGCAAAAATTTCATTGCGCAAAAGCTAAATAATACGAACGATCAGATTTGGCAACAGTGCATGCACCGAAAGATTCGTCTGTGTGGCTTACTTCTGTTGTTAATGTTGTCATTCTCCACAGGATTCGTTTCAGCAAAAAGAATTCTCCCAGTTTTTGTTTAGAAGTTCATTGGTTCGCAACGGTGTCCCGCAGTTTTAGTGTAGTTCATCAAGAATTTGGAACCATTTACGTAATTTTCTCAAATATCTGTGTATTTCTTTGTCAAGTTTGCTAACTCCTCTATTGCCAACAAAATTGATCGAGATATACATTTGACTTTGGAGTTACTTGAGCACGTGCACTGAAGGGAGAGATTCATAAACTGCTTTTTCAATTGGCTGTGGAATGATTCTGTCCCATTTGTCGTTTTGAGATTATCTGATGAATTACTAGCTCATAATAATGGAGAGAATTCTATGTATTTCTCAAACACACCGCATTTAAAATAAGAATGCTTCACATATTTAATGTATAAACTGGAGAAACATTGCATTGTTGCCAAACCGCTGACATTTGGTTATGAATATTCCTTGAATTGCGGTAATACGACAACAATTTTTGCGGTAATGAAAGATCGCCCGATTTACATTTTTGAGCAAATTAAGTACACTCCCGTGTGGACTCATTTTATTGGCCATTCCCTCTCATTGCTCTAATATACATGACCTTATGAGAAATTGGGATTAGAAGGACATTTTAATGCCTATTGCTTGAATTATCCGTGTTTCTTGAAAATTCTGTGCAGCTACTCCCCTTTATTAAACcagataatcatcatcatcatcatcatcattggctcaACAACCCATTGAGAGCCTTCCTCAGTATTTTATTCCAGCCGTCTCTACTTCTGGCCTTGACTGTCCACATTCGTGCACCAATAAAGTTGGATGGAATTCGTAACAGTGGGTTTTTCCGGGATGGGGCCGTCAGCCCTAAGCCCAACCATCCAGCAATCCTGGGTGGCCGATGATTTTCTGTTAGGGTTTACTCCCTTAGCTGATAGTTCCCAATTATAGCGTCGGGGACTCGCTTTTTCGTCCTTGTATGCTTAGCCGTAAAACGTTTCTAGGGGCCACTACGAGGAAGTGCATACATATGGCTTGGTAGGAATAAATGGCATTTCTCAAGCTTTTGAATAGCACACAACCATCAGCAGATTGTGTGCCCTTGAGACCACATACTACCCCTTGACCCCCTTAAACCAGATAATCGGGTGTTTATAGTGTTTGGGAAAATGTGGGTAGATAAACAAGATACAAGTTTTGCTTAACGTTTTATTATAAGCATAACAACAGAAACAAGAAATTGACTTATGAAAGGATGATGTTCGATAGAGACTGCATGCGAAGCCTGATGTTCAGATTTAACAAATGATTAATTCTTTCACAACAAAAATTACTCTCATGCTTGAGTTCATTCAAGATCCAACCTAAGAACCAGTGACTAGTAAAGATACTTGTATCGCTCGAAAGATGAAAGAGTAAATGAGACGATAATGAAGATGTCGAAGTGATGAGTGCAAGAAGTCAACTGATGACAATATGGCCATGTATCGCGATTATGAGTGGTGAACGTGTTGGTTGACTTCAGTTCGTTAGTGGTGGTGATGAACAGGGTGCACGGCGTGTCCCGATCTGACGACCTGggcgtggaatccggtgtggtggTCGGCGGTGTAGTGGACAGTGCGGGTGGTGCCGTCAGGCTCAACCAGCTTGTAGTATCCCTCAACCTTATCACCATCGCGCTTCTCGTGCTGTTCCTTGATGTCGTGGGTGTGTTCGTCCTTTACTCCGTACTTGAATTCGTACTTGGGATGAGCCTGCAAACGAAAATGTCTGTTATTTCCGTGCCATGTAGGGTAGCTGTCAGTTATAACTCCGAAGGATATGATTCGGAAGGTAGATACTACTGTTCCGGGGCTCAATATTTACTACTTGTTCCTCAATGtcaaaataatcacaataattttaGGGATCTGTTATTACTCACATGGTGATGCTCCTCCACGTGGTGTTCAACGGGCAGGGCTACGTGGTGGTACTGCGCCAGGGCAGCAGCAACCATGCAGACGAGTACGAGAGTGACCTGCGGACAAGGGAGCACGAGCCAATTAGACACTGCAAGTATACaatggtggaagtgaaataaccttcctgattgaaaggaacgataaggtagacttaaatgaatagaaaacctatattacgttttgtgattaaatgcacggttaattagaaaattaagtttgacgtttcagcagtccggcaacatcgccgctaacacacactactcgtgatacagctgtaagaggtcaacgaactcggtgagtctcgcTAGATGAGTTGTTCTCTGGTACTGTATTGCAACCAACTAGCATGTGCAGTGGCTTGAAGtgagatgtttttaaaattaaatttatacgaaaaccttccacactattgaaatatgccagaaggataaattattctttattagtttttctatcgatatggacaaaaatcacaatcctactcgcaatagttgtcggataagaggttgttaaacatttgagaaaaacgtattttttaaaagaaactattaactttccaccaatatgatatgatggttttttttgttacatataacatgaactattcgttctgaaaatctgcaaggctatttcactttcatCCTGTATACTGGGAGATTTGAGACAGTCGACAACGTTTATGTAGGAAGTatgaaaaaaaacaaatgaaggaCTGAGTAAGAATTAAGGGACGAACGAGGAAATAAATAAGAAGTGGTGAAACAAAGaattcattatacatcttgattacacaacttttaacactatatcactttgaaaaacgtattatatgtctttcacgtgttaaattttatgttacgttgttaacatgtttcggcctgctattggccttcatCAGAACTGGTTCTTGCTGGTACTGATTTAATAAGTCtcagcaataaaatatttaagacaaaattaggtatttaatgtaacatttaatatatttctttcatatagACTATTCTTTACTAAATCTTGttcgtttaattaattttttattaattattatatactagccTAGTTTTTCGTCACATAGTTATTTAGTAGAACATTTATTCCGTTCTTTCTGGTGGTTCTATAATATAAGAGTGTTTccctgtttatttttctttttcttttcctttcgtaattattattattttttttaatattttaaaatacatttttatatatgcCTGTTTAAGATTATTCTTTATATATTACAATAGTATAGTTGTAACATCTTTGT includes the following:
- the LOC138691107 gene encoding cuticle protein 19-like; translated protein: MSLPKVTLVLVCMVAAALAQYHHVALPVEHHVEEHHHAHPKYEFKYGVKDEHTHDIKEQHEKRDGDKVEGYYKLVEPDGTTRTVHYTADHHTGFHAQVVRSGHAVHPVHHHH